In Ruminiclostridium papyrosolvens DSM 2782, the following proteins share a genomic window:
- a CDS encoding YlzJ-like family protein: MILYTIYDHNVVMGNGQTDNLENSLDYSEMKIDGVQVQVSRFGNSDYQVQRILSTNPYDYLNPRIQPGTIIQK, encoded by the coding sequence ATGATTCTTTACACTATTTATGACCACAATGTAGTCATGGGAAACGGCCAGACAGATAATTTGGAGAATAGCCTTGACTATAGTGAAATGAAAATTGACGGGGTACAAGTACAAGTATCCCGTTTTGGCAATTCCGATTATCAGGTTCAAAGAATACTAAGCACCAACCCCTACGACTATTTAAACCCAAGAATTCAACCGGGTACAATAATACAAAAATAA
- a CDS encoding ClpP family protease, whose translation MNNKNYQNNEVPETQPAEQSKQAAELQQIKELGTPEVPKEESNIHCLTIIGQIEGHILLPPHNKTTKYEHIIPQLVAIEESKQIEGLLLVLNTVGGDVEAGLAISEMVSSLSKPTVSLVLGGGHSIGVPMAVSANHSFIASSATMTIHPIRMNGLVIGVPQTYEYFDKMQERVVNFVCSHSGIKREKFRELMLKTGELANDVGTVLFGEEATQSGLIDQVGGLSDAIKKLNELIEIRRKENSNQQQGGKLQ comes from the coding sequence GTGAACAATAAAAACTATCAAAATAATGAAGTTCCGGAAACACAACCGGCAGAGCAGAGTAAGCAAGCTGCTGAACTCCAGCAGATAAAAGAGCTGGGAACACCTGAGGTTCCTAAAGAAGAAAGTAATATTCACTGTCTTACGATTATAGGACAGATAGAAGGACATATATTATTGCCGCCACATAATAAAACTACAAAATATGAGCATATAATTCCACAGTTGGTCGCCATTGAAGAAAGCAAACAAATAGAAGGCCTTCTTTTGGTTCTTAATACTGTGGGAGGTGATGTGGAAGCCGGACTTGCCATATCAGAAATGGTGTCGAGTTTGTCAAAACCCACGGTTTCTTTGGTGCTGGGGGGCGGGCATAGTATTGGTGTTCCTATGGCAGTATCTGCAAATCATTCTTTTATTGCCAGTTCTGCAACGATGACAATACATCCTATCAGGATGAACGGGTTAGTGATAGGTGTACCCCAAACTTATGAATATTTTGATAAAATGCAGGAAAGGGTTGTAAATTTCGTTTGTTCCCATTCAGGAATTAAAAGAGAAAAATTCCGTGAACTTATGCTTAAAACCGGTGAACTGGCAAACGATGTGGGTACAGTACTGTTTGGAGAAGAAGCAACACAATCGGGTTTAATTGATCAGGTAGGCGGATTATCTGATGCAATAAAAAAACTCAATGAGCTTATTGAAATCAGACGAAAAGAAAACTCTAACCAACAGCAGGGAGGTAAGCTTCAATGA
- a CDS encoding dipicolinate synthase subunit B — MLLEGIKIGYALTGSFCTFNKTVPQIENLINEGAEVIPIISQAVNDFDTRFGTAEDLKAKLKQITGKTPISTIIEAEPFGPKAILDILVIAPCTGNTIAKIANAITDSSVTMACKAHLRNARPVVIAVSTNDGLSANAKNIGVLLNTKNVYMVPFGQDDPIKKCTSLVADFDKIVPTVVEALKNNQIQPILIHKN, encoded by the coding sequence ATGTTACTGGAAGGAATTAAAATCGGATACGCATTAACAGGTTCCTTTTGTACCTTTAATAAAACAGTCCCGCAAATAGAAAATTTGATAAATGAGGGTGCCGAAGTTATTCCCATAATTTCGCAGGCTGTTAATGATTTTGATACTCGTTTTGGAACCGCTGAGGACTTGAAAGCCAAATTAAAACAAATTACAGGAAAAACTCCGATAAGCACAATTATAGAAGCTGAGCCATTCGGACCTAAAGCAATATTAGATATACTTGTAATAGCCCCATGTACGGGGAACACTATTGCCAAAATTGCAAATGCTATTACCGACAGTTCGGTTACAATGGCTTGTAAAGCACATCTGAGAAATGCAAGGCCCGTTGTAATTGCAGTTTCAACCAACGATGGGTTAAGTGCAAATGCAAAAAACATCGGTGTACTGCTAAATACTAAAAACGTATACATGGTTCCCTTCGGTCAGGATGATCCTATTAAGAAATGTACATCATTGGTTGCTGATTTCGATAAAATTGTTCCTACTGTTGTTGAAGCTTTAAAAAACAATCAGATTCAGCCAATATTAATACATAAAAATTAA
- the dpsA gene encoding dipicolinate synthase subunit DpsA, translating into MVSGKRYSVIGGDLRSVKLAELIAQDGNSVNIYGFTTAGFEIKLEQSKTLAKAVVDSDVIIGPIPCSNDNEFINAPFHNESIHMNELFKAMNKNQLFLAGRISDKIAHLAQVCNVYTVDLLEREEMAVLNAIPTAEGAIQIAMEEMPITLHNSNSLILGYGRIGKILAKMLHGIGSNVYVEARKYADLAWIKSLGYSPVMLSNLSQVLKNADVIFNTIPSMVLNYELLKILNPECLIIDLASKPGGVDFSKAKELGLKAIWALSLPGKVAPVTAAGFIKDTTYNIIEELGV; encoded by the coding sequence ATGGTGAGTGGTAAAAGGTATAGCGTAATAGGGGGAGATTTAAGAAGTGTAAAGTTGGCAGAATTAATTGCACAAGATGGTAATTCCGTTAATATATATGGTTTTACAACGGCGGGTTTTGAAATAAAACTGGAGCAAAGCAAAACATTAGCCAAGGCTGTAGTAGACTCAGATGTAATAATTGGACCCATACCTTGTTCAAATGATAATGAATTTATAAATGCTCCCTTTCATAATGAGAGTATTCATATGAATGAATTATTCAAAGCAATGAATAAAAATCAACTTTTCCTTGCAGGAAGAATAAGTGATAAAATAGCCCACTTGGCGCAAGTATGCAATGTTTATACAGTTGATTTGCTGGAGAGAGAAGAAATGGCGGTTTTAAACGCAATACCCACCGCTGAGGGCGCTATCCAAATTGCAATGGAAGAAATGCCAATAACTTTACATAACAGTAATTCGCTGATTTTGGGATACGGAAGAATAGGCAAAATTCTTGCAAAAATGCTGCACGGTATAGGTTCCAATGTTTATGTAGAAGCACGTAAGTATGCTGATTTGGCTTGGATAAAAAGTTTAGGGTACAGTCCTGTAATGCTGAGTAATTTATCTCAGGTTCTTAAAAATGCAGATGTTATCTTCAATACTATTCCATCCATGGTACTAAATTATGAGCTTTTAAAAATATTGAATCCCGAATGTCTAATAATAGACCTTGCATCAAAGCCTGGAGGAGTTGATTTCAGCAAGGCTAAAGAACTTGGATTAAAAGCTATCTGGGCTCTATCACTTCCGGGAAAAGTTGCCCCTGTAACAGCAGCAGGATTTATTAAAGATACTACATACAACATTATTGAGGAGTTGGGGGTATAA
- a CDS encoding M16 family metallopeptidase, producing the protein MFKKVQLSNGLRLVYEKIPYVRSVSVGIWVGTGSRNETSENNGISHFIEHMLFKGTTKRSAKDIAECIDAIGGQINAFTGKECTCYYTKTLDTHLDIAVDVLADMFFNSSFAGDDINVEKRVVIEEIGMYEDTPEELVHDIFSEMVWDGNPLGYPILGTEMCINKFDKDMILKYMNEFYTPYNTVISVAGNFDEAKLIELVNQYFQDWKFGKTFSNKFSPAQYKVNKIVREKDTEQVHLCMGFEGVEHGNEKLYSLLSLNNILGGGMSSRLFQTIREKRGLVYSIYSYPSTYQGSGLFVIYAGMNPEYLQTVIDLTKSELNNIIKDGITKDELSKTKEQLKGNYILGLESTSSRMNSIGKSELMLGKINTPEEVLQKIDRVNMDSVDEMIKRVLDFEKMSISAVGNIKNKI; encoded by the coding sequence ATGTTCAAAAAAGTACAATTAAGTAACGGGTTGAGACTTGTATATGAAAAAATACCATATGTAAGGTCAGTTTCAGTAGGCATTTGGGTTGGCACTGGTTCCAGAAATGAAACTTCAGAAAATAACGGCATATCCCATTTTATTGAGCATATGCTTTTTAAAGGTACTACTAAAAGGTCAGCAAAGGATATTGCTGAATGTATAGACGCCATCGGTGGGCAGATAAATGCGTTTACCGGGAAAGAATGTACATGCTACTATACAAAGACACTGGATACCCATCTTGATATTGCCGTGGATGTGTTGGCTGACATGTTTTTTAACTCATCCTTCGCCGGTGATGATATTAACGTAGAAAAACGAGTTGTAATTGAAGAAATAGGTATGTACGAGGATACCCCTGAGGAACTGGTGCATGATATTTTTTCTGAAATGGTTTGGGACGGAAACCCATTAGGATATCCAATTCTCGGTACTGAAATGTGTATCAACAAGTTTGACAAAGATATGATATTAAAGTACATGAATGAATTTTATACACCATATAACACAGTAATATCTGTTGCAGGTAATTTTGACGAAGCAAAGCTTATCGAACTTGTTAATCAGTACTTTCAGGATTGGAAATTCGGAAAAACCTTCAGTAATAAGTTTTCTCCTGCACAGTACAAGGTTAATAAAATTGTACGTGAAAAGGATACAGAACAGGTTCACTTATGTATGGGCTTTGAAGGTGTTGAACACGGCAATGAGAAGCTATATTCCTTACTATCTCTGAATAACATACTGGGAGGCGGAATGAGTTCCCGACTGTTTCAGACAATAAGAGAAAAAAGAGGACTTGTTTATTCCATTTATTCATATCCATCTACTTATCAGGGATCAGGGCTTTTTGTAATATATGCGGGAATGAACCCAGAGTATCTCCAGACAGTAATTGATTTAACCAAAAGCGAGTTGAATAACATAATAAAAGATGGCATAACAAAAGATGAACTGTCTAAGACAAAAGAACAGCTAAAGGGCAATTACATTCTAGGGTTGGAAAGTACCAGCAGCAGAATGAACAGTATAGGAAAATCTGAACTTATGCTTGGCAAAATAAACACTCCTGAAGAAGTATTGCAGAAAATTGACAGAGTCAATATGGACAGCGTTGATGAAATGATTAAAAGGGTGTTAGATTTTGAAAAAATGAGTATTTCAGCAGTTGGAAATATTAAAAATAAGATATAA
- a CDS encoding polyribonucleotide nucleotidyltransferase, producing MSKTFSMELAGRTLTVETGKLAQLANGSALIRYGDTVIMSSATASASPRDGIDFFPLSVDYEERLYAVGKIPGGFIKREGKPSEKAILTSRVIDRPIRPLFPKDLRNDVAVVNTVMSVEQDNSPEIAAMIGASVAISISDIPFNGPIGGVVLGLVDGEVVVNPNEEQRAKSKMYVTLAGTKEKITMIEAGADIVDDDVMLDAIKKGHEVIKQICDFINGIVKEIGKPKFTYESADVPADLFAAVKAFAYDKMRIAVLATDKQDRDAKVSELTEETQAALAEQYPEMENKIKDAIYKLEKKVVREYILKEGKRVDGRSLDEIRPLSAEVGILPRTHGSGLFQRGQTQVLTTITLGAMGDVQKMDGIDTEETKRYMHHYNFPGYSVGEAKTSRGPGRREIGHGALAERSLVPVIPTEIEFPYAFRLVSEVLMSNGSTSQGSVCGSTLALMDAGVPIKAPVAGISAGLVIDEENPDNFVTFMDIQGIEDFFGDMDFKVAGTTEGITAIQMDIKVDGLNYEIIRQAFELTKKGRLQIINDVILKAIPQPRKELSEYAPKIITTNIDPEKIRDVIGPGGKMINKIIAETGVKIDIEEDGRVYILTPDSAAAQKALRIIQGIAKDIEPGEVYLGKVVRITTFGAFVEILPGKDGLVHISKLDKKRVEKVEDVVNIGDEILVKVTEIDKQGRINLSRKDAMAEEGTTEEK from the coding sequence ATGTCTAAAACATTTAGCATGGAACTTGCAGGCAGAACACTAACAGTTGAAACAGGAAAACTTGCTCAATTGGCAAACGGGTCGGCATTAATCAGATACGGAGATACTGTAATAATGTCTTCTGCAACCGCATCAGCTTCACCAAGGGACGGTATTGATTTCTTCCCGCTTAGCGTTGATTATGAAGAAAGATTATATGCCGTAGGAAAAATTCCCGGAGGATTTATCAAGAGAGAAGGAAAACCTTCTGAAAAAGCAATATTGACTTCAAGAGTTATAGACAGACCAATCAGACCTCTTTTCCCAAAGGATTTGAGAAATGATGTAGCTGTTGTAAATACGGTAATGTCGGTGGAACAGGACAATTCACCTGAAATAGCTGCAATGATAGGCGCTTCCGTTGCTATAAGTATTTCAGATATTCCTTTTAACGGACCTATCGGCGGAGTTGTTCTCGGTTTGGTAGACGGCGAAGTGGTTGTTAACCCAAATGAAGAACAACGTGCGAAAAGCAAGATGTACGTTACTCTTGCCGGAACAAAAGAAAAGATAACAATGATTGAAGCAGGAGCTGACATAGTTGATGACGATGTTATGCTGGATGCCATTAAAAAGGGACATGAAGTAATAAAGCAGATTTGCGACTTTATTAATGGAATAGTAAAAGAGATTGGTAAGCCTAAATTCACTTATGAATCAGCAGATGTTCCTGCGGACTTATTTGCGGCTGTTAAAGCTTTTGCATATGATAAAATGCGTATTGCGGTTCTGGCAACGGACAAGCAGGACAGAGATGCCAAGGTTTCAGAATTGACAGAAGAAACTCAAGCTGCTTTGGCTGAGCAATACCCAGAAATGGAAAACAAAATAAAGGATGCTATATATAAGCTTGAAAAGAAAGTAGTACGTGAATATATATTAAAGGAAGGTAAGCGTGTTGACGGCAGAAGTCTGGATGAGATAAGACCTCTTTCAGCAGAAGTAGGCATACTGCCTAGAACACATGGTTCCGGTCTTTTCCAGAGAGGACAGACTCAGGTATTGACTACTATAACACTCGGTGCAATGGGTGATGTTCAGAAGATGGACGGTATTGACACTGAAGAAACTAAGAGATACATGCACCATTACAACTTCCCGGGTTACAGTGTTGGTGAAGCAAAAACTTCAAGAGGCCCCGGAAGAAGAGAAATCGGACACGGTGCTTTAGCTGAAAGATCACTGGTACCTGTAATTCCTACAGAAATCGAATTTCCTTATGCATTCAGACTTGTATCAGAAGTTTTGATGTCAAATGGTTCAACCTCACAGGGAAGTGTGTGCGGAAGTACACTTGCACTCATGGATGCAGGAGTTCCTATCAAGGCACCTGTAGCAGGTATTTCAGCAGGATTGGTTATAGATGAGGAAAACCCTGACAACTTTGTTACCTTTATGGATATTCAGGGAATAGAAGACTTCTTTGGAGACATGGACTTTAAGGTTGCCGGAACTACAGAAGGTATTACTGCTATTCAAATGGATATAAAGGTTGACGGTCTTAACTATGAAATTATACGTCAGGCATTTGAATTAACAAAAAAAGGTCGTTTACAAATTATCAATGATGTAATTCTGAAGGCTATACCCCAACCAAGAAAAGAACTTTCAGAATATGCACCCAAAATAATTACTACAAATATAGACCCTGAAAAGATTCGTGATGTCATTGGACCAGGCGGAAAGATGATAAATAAGATAATTGCTGAAACAGGTGTAAAAATAGACATTGAAGAAGACGGTAGAGTATATATTTTAACACCGGACAGTGCAGCAGCACAAAAGGCTCTTAGAATAATACAGGGAATAGCAAAGGATATCGAACCTGGTGAAGTTTACCTTGGTAAAGTTGTAAGAATAACAACCTTCGGTGCTTTTGTAGAAATATTACCGGGTAAAGACGGTTTGGTTCACATTTCAAAGCTTGATAAAAAGAGAGTTGAAAAAGTTGAAGATGTTGTTAATATCGGTGATGAAATACTTGTAAAAGTAACTGAGATTGACAAGCAAGGAAGAATCAATTTGTCACGTAAAGATGCTATGGCTGAGGAAGGTACTACTGAAGAAAAATAA